Genomic segment of Mycoplasmopsis gallopavonis:
TGTCAAAAGTATATTGAAAATTTTGGAATAAAACTTCTTCTGAATTTTTGTGTGCTAAATAATTAACTACTTTTAAAATATCTTTACATTTTTCATTAATATGTGATTTTTTATTGTTTAAAGTATTTTAGCAAGTGTTTTTCAATAATTTTTTTCTTGCACTTTTTGAACACCAGGTAAATTTCAAATTTTTTATATTCTAAAATTCAGTTATTATCCTCTGATAGGGTTTCGCCTTCTACATCAAAATCAATTAAAATTGAATGAATTCAGTTTGAATCAGCTAGTAAAATTCTTTTTTGTAAATTTTCTCTAAAATCAGATTCTTCTTCATCATTACTATTTTCATAGTTTTGTTTTAAAAATTCAACATATGCATCAATTTTATTAATTAGTTCTTCTGAACCAAAATCATAAATTTCTTGAATAAATTGTTCTTTATTTTCTAAAAAAGATTGATCGAATTTTTGGAATTTGTTTAAAAATTTTGTGGTTCAAAAATATTCTTTATTTTCTTCTTTTAAAACCCCAATAAAAGAAAGAGTTTTCGCTGCTTGCATAAATACTGCGTTTTTAGCGTTTTTCGGATCTTCTTTGTTTAATTCTTCTTGTGTAAAATTTAGGGTATTATTTTGAAATTTGTTCAATTTGATTTTAAAAATTAAATAATTTTGTTTCAATATAACTATTAGTATTTGTTCCTATTTTTCAATAATTAAAACATATTTATTTTTTCTTTATTAGTTGTTGACATAATTACCTCTTATTTTTATTCATTTCGTCAATAATACCTATGACTTCAAAAATCCTTTTTAGAACATTGACATCAATTGAATTTCCTGCTTGCCTTCATAGACAATCATTATTTAAGATCCCTTCTTCAACAAAAGGTACTAATTTGTTAAAATCAAGATCTTCAAATCCCATGATTTTATAAGCTTCTCGTGGAGTAATAAAACGATATTGCAATTTCTTCTCAAATTATGAGAAATAGGAATATAACCTGCGTTAGGAATTCGATCTTGTTTAGTAGTTAAAGTATTGATTTTATAGCT
This window contains:
- a CDS encoding DNA cytosine methyltransferase codes for the protein MQYRFITPREAYKIMGFEDLDFNKLVPFVEEGILNNDCLWRQAGNSIDVNVLKRIFEVIGIIDEMNKNKR